In Bombus affinis isolate iyBomAffi1 chromosome 8, iyBomAffi1.2, whole genome shotgun sequence, the following proteins share a genomic window:
- the LOC126919497 gene encoding condensin complex subunit 2-like yields MDKEVQLNIHKIPSGKMTACKGINILMDSIIHSSPSSSSPLRRKSVIPQKINSFALSENDDEAERLARRREITDTASSISTSLNDKRRSLGLGFLVNMPASQMAERISQCIKLGTENKINSKNAFSLEMIDFMTYMIKKKDANMSNLQVASTSLDVSTKIYGYRVDGVHMDILKMIGGLEKQDKDSKNQNNMEEMDCQEATENSQDKRKQEKRKKKKNKQTIFATVEALKMNVETEKPSLITMEADLQTTDMLYQVMLPNHANSKFYLHPYNDILIDTVNSKDLQHKYTGCDIPEIRDFSNMQIGAPLFYFDFLSWTIDEPNEVIPEENNGSKFQFDLDENSVHDNEHVSTGMNYFDIEVTEEENVDRCAIIPNQVENIVDFCKVLTNTVSSKVSEYSFIQKSLNIHWAGPSHWKATNFKKTLFSNNFENQLCRQAQAKKKNKEMELCYDDKTIENMNIKFLPSQLTKLHTRTVKIEWNEEILTLPPDKHYDIIQASKLYLHTTTLKNSRNANNINVTTLSDNIENYNYINANDISSHCSNNHNEEYEQNEENDAVDNDIQYENEGIFGIQMPFTGDNLVAIPKLTNKLSIAYCVRPKKVDMRQLKYSIWKCLKDNTEKDVQETESRKTMQQDRGNKMNSSKYFSDIYKVLPGILTKTNIEALSFPISFVSLLHLANEKTLKINSSYDMTDLIIEQG; encoded by the coding sequence ATGGATAAAGAAGTTCAGcttaatattcataaaattccAAGCGGCAAGATGACAGCTTGTAAgggtataaatatattaatggATTCTATTATACATTCCTCtccatcttcttcttctccatTGCGACGGAAGTCTGTAATTCCTCAAAAAATAAACAGTTTTGCTTTATCAGAAAATGATGATGAAGCAGAACGTTTGGCTCGTCGCCGAGAAATTACTGATACTGCATCATCAATTTCTACAAGTTTAAATGATAAAAGACGTTCTTTGGGACTTGGTTTTCTAGTGAATATGCCAGCTTCTCAAATGGCAGAACGCATATCACAATGTATAAAACTTGGTACAGAGAATAAAATTAACTCCAAAAATGCATTTAGCTTAGAAATGATTGATTTTATGACATATATGATTAAGAAAAAAGATGCCAACATGTCTAATTTGCAAGTAGCTAGTACATCTTTGGATGTAAGTACTAAAATCTATGGATATCGTGTTGATGGTGTACATATGGATATACTCAAAATGATTGGTGGACTGGAAAAACAAGACAAAGACAGTAAAAACCAAAATAATATGGAAGAAATGGATTGTCAAGAAGCAACAGAGAACAGCCAAGATAAACGAaagcaagaaaaaagaaagaagaaaaaaaataaacaaacaataTTTGCCACTGTTGAAGCTTTAAAAATGAATGTTGAAACTGAGAAACCTTCTTTAATAACTATGGAAGCAGATTTACAAACCACAGATATGTTGTATCAAGTGATGTTGCCAAACCATGcaaattccaaattttatcTACATCCTTATAATGATATTTTAATAGATACAGTAAATAGCAAAGACTTGCAACataaatatacagggtgtgaTATTCCAGAAATAAGAGATTTTTCAAACATGCAAATTGGTGCTCCTTTATTCTATTTTGATTTTCTTAGTTGGACGATAGATGAACCAAATGAGGTAATTCCAGAAGAAAATAATGGGAGCAAATTTCAATTTGATCTTGATGAAAACTCAGTACATGACAATGAACATGTATCTACTGGTATGAATTATTTTGATATTGAAGTGACAGAAGAAGAAAATGTAGATAGATGTGCTATTATACCTAATCAGGTAGAAAATATTGTGGATTTTTGTAAAGTTTTAACTAATACGGTATCATCAAAAGTTTCAGaatattcctttattcaaaAGAGCTTAAATATACATTGGGCTGGCCCATCTCACTGGAAAGCAACTAATTTTAAAAAAACTTTATTTAGTAATAATTTTGAGAATCAACTATGTCGTCAAGCACaagcaaagaagaaaaataaggaaATGGAGTTGTGTTATGATGATAAAACGATTGAAAAcatgaatattaaatttttaccaAGTCAGTTAACTAAACTGCATACTAGAACTGTTAAAATAGAATGGAATGAAGAAATATTAACATTACCTCCAGATAAACATTATGATATTATACAAGCTAGTAAATTATATCTTCATACAACAACACTTAAAAATTCAAGAAATGcaaataatataaatgttaCTACTTTATCTGATAAcatagaaaattataattatataaatgcaAATGATATATCAAGCCATTGTTCTAACAATCACAATGAGGAATATGAACAAAATGAAGAAAATGATGCAGTTGATAATGATATACAATATGAAAATGAGGGTATATTTGGAATACAAATGCCTTTTACTGGAGACAATCTAGTTGCTATACCAAAACTCACAAATAAGTTGTCTATTGCTTATTGTGTACGTCCCAAAAAAGTTGACATGAgacaattaaaatattctatttgGAAATGTTTAAAAGATAATACAGAAAAGGATGTACAAGAAACAGAGAGTAGAAAAACAATGCAACAAGATAGAGGTAACAAAATGAATAGTAGTAAATATTTTAGTGATATTTATAAAGTATTGCCAGGTATATTAACTAAAACTAATATTGAAGCTTTAAGCTTTCCAATTTCGTTTGTGTCTTTATTGCATTTAGCAAATGAAAaaacgttaaaaataaattcttcatATGACATGACAGATCTTATTATAGAGCAAggataa
- the LOC126919512 gene encoding cysteine-rich hydrophobic domain-containing protein 2 codes for MADFDAIYEEEEENEQNLEEQYVKMVPDPIVIRGAGNMTVFGLSNRFDSEFPNGLVSRIAPEEFKATIMRINSVLKKTLPVNVKWLFCGCVCCCCTLGCSLWPVICLSKRTQHSLNKLLEWENSRLYHTLGLHWRLAKQRCDTSSMMEYVLLIEFIPKIPIYKPD; via the exons ATGGCAGATTTCGATGCAATttatgaagaagaagaagaaaatgaacaaaatttgGAGGAACAGTACGTGAAAATGGTGCCAGATCCTATAGTTATTCGCGGAGCTGGCAATATGACTGT ATTTGGACTTAGTAATCGTTTTGATTCAGAATTTCCAAATGGCTTGGTGTCTCGTATTGCTCCAGAAGAATTTAAAGCAACTATTATGAGAATAAACAGTGTACTGAAAAAAACATTACCAGTTAATGTTAAGTGGTTATTTTGTGGTTGCGTTTGTTGTTGTTGTACATTAGGATGTTCTCTTTGGCCTGTTATATGTTTGAGTAAAAGG acacaacattctttaaataaattattagagtGGGAGAATAGTAGGCTATATCACACACTTGGATTACATTGGAGATTAGCAAAACAAAGATGTGACACTTCATCCATGATGGAATAT GttcttttaattgaatttattcCAAAGATACCCATATATAAACCTGACTAA